In Streptomyces longhuiensis, the following proteins share a genomic window:
- a CDS encoding LacI family DNA-binding transcriptional regulator, with the protein MASIKDVAAAAGVSVATVSRVLNSHPSVSPDARARVLGAVDSLGYRPNAVARSLRTAQTRTLGLVISDVLNPYFTELARSVEEEARALGYSVIIGNADEQPDIQDHHVRTLVDRRIDGLLVSPTDGGSPLMLEAARAGTPMVFVDRWIPGVDVPVVRSDGRAAVRDLVAHLHALGHRRLAIIAGPAATTTGSERVEAFREALAAYGIALPDAYIGQGDFQADSGRRATERFLALSEPPEVVFAADNLMALGALDAIRAAGLRVPYDIGLAAFDDIPWFVHTDPPVTAIAQPTKDLGRAAVRALIDRIEGRPPQSVTLPARLVVRRSCGETESPAPADTPTATTSTRRNP; encoded by the coding sequence ATGGCGAGCATCAAGGACGTCGCCGCGGCAGCGGGTGTCTCCGTCGCCACGGTCTCGCGGGTGCTGAACAGCCACCCGTCCGTGAGCCCGGACGCGCGCGCCCGCGTGCTCGGCGCGGTCGACTCGCTCGGCTACCGCCCGAACGCCGTGGCGCGCTCCCTGCGCACCGCCCAGACCCGCACGCTCGGCCTGGTCATCAGCGACGTGCTCAACCCGTACTTCACCGAGCTGGCCCGCTCCGTCGAGGAGGAGGCGCGCGCGCTGGGCTACAGCGTGATCATCGGGAACGCCGACGAACAGCCCGACATCCAGGACCACCACGTACGCACCCTCGTCGACCGGCGCATCGACGGCCTCCTGGTCTCCCCCACCGACGGCGGCTCGCCGCTGATGCTGGAAGCCGCGCGCGCCGGTACCCCGATGGTCTTCGTCGACCGCTGGATCCCGGGCGTGGACGTGCCGGTGGTCCGCTCCGACGGGCGCGCCGCCGTGCGCGACCTCGTGGCCCATCTGCACGCCCTCGGCCACCGCCGCCTCGCCATCATCGCGGGGCCCGCCGCCACCACGACCGGCAGCGAGCGCGTCGAGGCGTTCCGCGAGGCGCTCGCCGCGTACGGGATCGCGCTGCCGGACGCCTACATAGGGCAGGGCGACTTCCAGGCGGACAGCGGCCGGCGCGCGACGGAGCGCTTCCTCGCCCTGTCCGAGCCGCCCGAGGTCGTGTTCGCCGCCGACAACCTGATGGCGCTCGGCGCGCTCGACGCGATCAGGGCCGCCGGGCTGCGCGTCCCGTACGACATCGGGCTCGCGGCCTTCGACGACATCCCCTGGTTCGTGCACACCGACCCGCCGGTCACGGCGATCGCCCAGCCGACCAAGGACCTCGGCCGGGCCGCCGTACGGGCCCTGATCGACCGCATCGAGGGCAGGCCCCCGCAGTCGGTGACGCTGCCGGCGCGCCTGGTCGTCCGCCGGTCCTGCGGCGAGACGGAGAGCCCGGCCCCCGCAGACACCCCCACCGCCACGACCTCAACGAGGAGGAACCCGTGA
- a CDS encoding sugar ABC transporter ATP-binding protein has product MSNPEERQAQEPAGPPDELLRIEGIRKTFPGVVALDSVDFDLRRGEVHVLLGENGAGKSTLIKMLSGAYRPDAGRIVVDGREARIHGAQDAERLGIATIYQEFNLVPDLTVAENIFLGRQPRRLGMIDRKKMEADAEELLRRVGLTVSPRTRVRELGIARLQMVEIAKALSLDARVLIMDEPTAVLTSEEVDKLFGIVRALREDGVGVVFITHHLEEIAALGDRVTVIRDGKSVGQVPASTPEAELVRLMVGRSIEQQYPRERPELDATEAPLLRVEGLTRDGVFHDVHFEVRAGEVVGIAGLVGAGRTEVVRAVFGADPYDKGTVEVAGARLPRHDVNAAMAAGVGLVPEDRKGQGLLLDASVEENLGLVTLRSATRAGLVDRRSQRVAAARMAEQLGVRMAGLGQHVRTLSGGNQQKVVIGKWLLADIKVLILDEPTRGIDVGAKVEIYQLVNELTAAGHAVLMISSDLPEVLGMSDRVLVMAQGRIAGELAAGEATQDSVMALAVSTAASPATTPVHNEVEGSRGH; this is encoded by the coding sequence GTGAGCAACCCGGAAGAGCGGCAGGCCCAGGAGCCGGCCGGGCCGCCCGACGAGCTGCTGCGCATCGAGGGGATACGCAAGACGTTCCCCGGCGTCGTCGCGCTCGACAGCGTCGACTTCGATCTGCGCCGCGGCGAGGTGCACGTGCTGCTCGGCGAGAACGGAGCGGGCAAGAGCACCCTCATCAAGATGCTCTCCGGCGCCTACCGGCCCGACGCGGGCCGGATCGTCGTCGACGGCCGGGAGGCCCGTATCCACGGGGCGCAGGACGCCGAGCGCCTCGGGATCGCCACCATCTACCAGGAGTTCAACCTCGTCCCCGATCTGACGGTCGCCGAGAACATCTTCCTGGGCCGCCAGCCGCGCCGCCTCGGGATGATCGACCGCAAGAAGATGGAGGCCGACGCCGAGGAGCTGCTGCGGCGCGTCGGCCTGACGGTGTCGCCCCGGACCCGGGTGCGCGAACTGGGCATCGCCCGGCTCCAGATGGTCGAGATCGCGAAGGCCCTGAGCCTGGACGCGCGCGTCCTGATCATGGACGAGCCGACGGCCGTGCTCACCTCGGAGGAGGTGGACAAGCTCTTCGGGATCGTGCGCGCGCTGCGCGAGGACGGTGTCGGCGTCGTCTTCATCACCCACCACCTGGAGGAGATCGCCGCGCTGGGCGACCGCGTCACGGTCATCCGCGACGGCAAGAGCGTCGGCCAGGTCCCCGCGTCGACCCCCGAGGCCGAGCTCGTACGGCTCATGGTGGGCCGCAGCATCGAGCAGCAGTACCCGCGCGAGCGGCCCGAACTCGACGCGACGGAGGCTCCGTTGCTGCGGGTCGAGGGGCTGACCCGTGACGGTGTCTTCCACGACGTGCACTTCGAGGTGCGGGCCGGCGAGGTCGTCGGCATCGCGGGCCTCGTGGGCGCGGGCCGTACCGAGGTCGTGCGTGCCGTCTTCGGCGCCGACCCGTACGACAAGGGCACCGTCGAGGTAGCGGGCGCGCGCCTGCCGCGGCACGACGTGAACGCGGCGATGGCCGCCGGCGTCGGGCTCGTGCCCGAGGACCGCAAGGGGCAGGGCCTCCTCCTGGACGCGTCCGTCGAGGAGAACCTGGGCCTGGTCACGCTGCGTTCGGCGACCCGCGCGGGCCTCGTGGACCGCAGGTCCCAGCGCGTCGCGGCCGCGCGCATGGCCGAGCAGCTCGGCGTGCGCATGGCCGGACTCGGCCAGCATGTGCGGACCCTGTCCGGCGGCAACCAGCAGAAGGTCGTCATCGGCAAGTGGCTGCTCGCCGACATCAAGGTCCTCATCCTCGACGAGCCGACGCGCGGCATCGACGTCGGCGCGAAGGTCGAGATCTACCAGCTCGTCAACGAACTCACCGCGGCCGGGCACGCCGTCCTGATGATCTCCAGCGATCTGCCGGAGGTCCTCGGGATGAGCGACCGGGTCCTCGTCATGGCGCAGGGCCGGATCGCGGGCGAACTCGCGGCCGGCGAGGCGACCCAGGACTCCGTGATGGCGCTCGCCGTCAGCACCGCCGCTTCCCCGGCAACCACCCCCGTACACAATGAAGTGGAGGGCTCCCGTGGCCACTGA
- a CDS encoding substrate-binding domain-containing protein — protein sequence MATDTLKSSTAGAGGLRRVLLDNGALSALVVLVIAMSLLSGDFLTTQNLLNVGVQAAVTAILAFGVTFVIVSAGIDLSVGSVAALSATVLAWAATSEGVPVWIAVILAVVTGVACGFVNGALISYGKLPPFIATLAMLSVGRGLSLVISQGSPIPFPQSVSRIGDTLGGWLPVPVLVMVVMGLITALILGRTFIGRSMFAIGGNEEAARLSGLRVKRQKVVIYALSGLFAAVAGIVLASRLTSAQPQAAQGYELDAIAAVVIGGASLSGGVGKASGTFIGALILAVLRNGLNLLSVSAFWQQVVIGVVIALAVLLDTVRRKAGATPTAAGATSGPGGFKGRQAAQYVIAAVVAAAIIGGISLWNKGSSGTSTKLGLSVSTLNNPFFVQMKAGAQAEAKKEGVKLTVTDAQNDASQQANQLQNFTSEGMSSVIVNPVDSDAVGPAVRGANKADIPVVAADRGVNKAKTATLVASDNVAGGRQAAKTLADKLGGSGKIVILQGTAGTSASRERGQGFAEGIKAYPGIKVVAKQPADFDRTKGLDVMTNMLQANAGVDGVFAENDEMALGAIKALGSKAGKSVAVVGFDGTPDGLKAVEAGTLYASVAQQPKELGRIAVQNAVRAAKDKKVAEMVKVPVKVVTSKNVASFK from the coding sequence GTGGCCACTGACACGCTCAAGAGCAGCACGGCCGGCGCGGGTGGCCTGCGCCGCGTCCTGCTCGACAACGGCGCGCTGAGCGCCCTGGTCGTCCTGGTGATAGCGATGTCGCTGCTGTCCGGCGACTTCCTGACCACGCAGAACCTGCTCAACGTCGGCGTGCAGGCCGCCGTGACCGCGATCCTCGCGTTCGGCGTCACCTTCGTCATCGTCTCGGCGGGTATCGACCTGTCGGTCGGCTCCGTGGCCGCTCTGTCGGCGACGGTCCTCGCGTGGGCCGCGACCAGCGAGGGCGTCCCGGTGTGGATCGCCGTGATCCTCGCCGTCGTCACCGGTGTCGCCTGTGGATTCGTCAACGGCGCGCTGATCTCGTACGGCAAGCTCCCGCCGTTCATCGCGACGCTCGCGATGCTGTCGGTGGGGCGTGGTCTGTCGCTCGTCATCTCGCAGGGCAGCCCGATCCCGTTCCCCCAGTCCGTCTCGCGGATCGGTGACACGCTCGGCGGCTGGCTGCCGGTGCCGGTGCTCGTGATGGTCGTCATGGGGCTGATCACGGCGCTGATCCTGGGCCGTACGTTCATCGGCCGGTCCATGTTCGCGATCGGCGGCAACGAAGAGGCGGCGCGCCTGTCGGGTCTGCGCGTCAAGCGGCAGAAGGTCGTCATCTACGCCCTGTCGGGCCTGTTCGCCGCCGTCGCGGGCATCGTCCTCGCCTCGCGTCTGACCTCCGCGCAGCCGCAGGCCGCGCAGGGCTACGAGCTGGACGCCATCGCCGCGGTCGTCATCGGCGGCGCCTCGCTGTCCGGCGGCGTCGGCAAGGCGTCGGGCACGTTCATCGGCGCGCTGATCCTCGCGGTGCTCAGGAACGGCCTCAACCTCCTGTCCGTGTCGGCGTTCTGGCAGCAGGTCGTCATCGGCGTCGTCATCGCGCTCGCCGTGCTCCTCGACACCGTGCGCCGCAAGGCGGGCGCGACCCCGACGGCCGCCGGCGCCACGTCCGGGCCGGGCGGCTTCAAGGGCAGACAGGCCGCCCAGTACGTGATCGCGGCCGTCGTCGCCGCGGCGATCATCGGCGGCATCTCCCTGTGGAACAAGGGCTCTTCGGGTACGTCGACCAAGCTCGGCCTGTCCGTCTCGACGCTGAACAACCCCTTCTTCGTGCAGATGAAGGCGGGCGCGCAGGCCGAGGCGAAGAAGGAGGGCGTCAAGCTCACGGTCACGGACGCCCAGAACGACGCTTCCCAGCAGGCCAACCAGCTCCAGAACTTCACCAGTGAGGGCATGAGCTCGGTCATCGTGAACCCCGTCGACTCCGACGCGGTCGGCCCGGCCGTGCGCGGCGCCAACAAGGCGGACATCCCCGTCGTCGCCGCCGACCGCGGCGTCAACAAGGCGAAGACGGCCACGCTCGTCGCCTCCGACAACGTCGCGGGCGGCCGGCAGGCGGCGAAGACGCTCGCCGACAAGCTCGGCGGCAGCGGAAAGATCGTGATCCTCCAGGGCACGGCCGGCACCTCCGCCAGCCGGGAGCGCGGGCAGGGCTTCGCCGAGGGCATCAAGGCGTACCCCGGCATCAAGGTCGTCGCCAAGCAGCCCGCGGACTTCGACCGCACCAAGGGCCTCGACGTCATGACCAACATGCTCCAGGCCAACGCGGGCGTCGACGGTGTCTTCGCCGAGAACGACGAGATGGCGCTCGGCGCGATCAAGGCGCTCGGCTCCAAGGCCGGCAAGTCCGTGGCCGTCGTCGGCTTCGACGGCACGCCGGACGGCCTCAAGGCCGTCGAGGCGGGCACGCTGTACGCGTCCGTCGCGCAGCAGCCGAAGGAGCTCGGCCGGATCGCCGTGCAGAACGCGGTCAGGGCGGCGAAGGACAAGAAGGTCGCGGAGATGGTGAAGGTGCCGGTGAAGGTCGTCACCTCGAAGAACGTCGCGAGCTTCAAGTAG
- a CDS encoding ribokinase, with protein MHDYDLLVVGSANADLVTVVERRPGAGETVLGSDLAVHPGGKGANQAVAAARLGARTALLARVGDDGHGRLLLDSMRSAGVDPVGVLVGGAPTGVALITVDPSGDNSIVVAPGANARLTPQDVKAAGALFQASPVVSTQLEIPLDTVAEVVRALAPGSRFVLNPSPPAPLPAEVLAACDPLIVNEHEARVVLGADVTGEPEDWAQALLALGPRSVVITLGAEGALVADGTGTRRVPSVKVTAVDTTGAGDAFTAALAWRLGAGESLADAAAFAARVGAAAVTKEGAQASYPTTAEVAAL; from the coding sequence ATGCACGACTACGACCTGTTGGTGGTGGGGTCGGCCAACGCCGACCTGGTGACCGTCGTCGAGCGCCGCCCGGGCGCCGGGGAGACGGTCCTCGGCTCGGACCTGGCCGTCCACCCGGGCGGCAAGGGCGCCAACCAGGCCGTCGCCGCCGCGCGCCTCGGGGCCCGTACGGCGCTGCTCGCGCGGGTCGGCGACGACGGGCACGGGCGGCTGCTGCTCGACTCGATGAGGTCGGCGGGCGTCGACCCGGTCGGCGTCCTCGTCGGCGGGGCGCCCACCGGGGTCGCCCTGATCACGGTGGACCCGTCCGGGGACAACAGCATCGTGGTGGCACCGGGTGCCAATGCCCGGCTCACCCCGCAGGACGTCAAGGCCGCCGGCGCGCTCTTCCAGGCCTCGCCGGTGGTGTCGACGCAGCTGGAGATCCCGCTCGACACGGTCGCCGAGGTCGTACGGGCCCTGGCGCCGGGCAGCCGGTTCGTCCTCAACCCGTCCCCGCCCGCTCCCCTGCCCGCCGAGGTCCTCGCGGCCTGCGACCCGCTCATCGTCAACGAGCACGAGGCGCGGGTCGTGCTCGGCGCGGACGTCACCGGTGAGCCCGAGGACTGGGCGCAGGCGCTGCTCGCCCTCGGGCCGCGCTCCGTCGTGATCACGCTGGGCGCCGAGGGCGCGCTGGTGGCCGACGGCACGGGGACGCGCCGTGTGCCGTCCGTCAAGGTCACGGCCGTGGACACGACCGGTGCGGGGGACGCCTTCACGGCGGCCCTGGCGTGGCGGCTCGGCGCGGGCGAGAGCCTCGCGGACGCGGCGGCCTTCGCGGCCCGCGTCGGCGCGGCGGCGGTCACGAAGGAGGGCGCCCAGGCGTCCTACCCGACGACGGCCGAGGTCGCGGCGCTGTGA
- the rbsD gene encoding D-ribose pyranase, translated as MRKAGILNRHLAGALAELGHGDGVLVCDAGMPIPAGPRVVDLAFRAGVPSFAEVVDGLLDELVVEGGTAATEIRAANPEAAGLLAQRLPALAFVPHEDLKELSRGARLVVRTGEARPYANVLLRCGVFF; from the coding sequence GTGAGGAAGGCCGGAATACTCAACCGCCACCTGGCCGGCGCGCTCGCCGAGCTGGGCCATGGCGACGGCGTGCTCGTGTGCGACGCGGGCATGCCGATCCCGGCGGGGCCGCGGGTCGTGGACCTGGCGTTCCGGGCCGGTGTCCCGTCGTTCGCCGAGGTCGTCGACGGACTCCTGGACGAGCTGGTGGTGGAGGGCGGGACGGCCGCCACGGAGATCCGGGCCGCGAACCCCGAGGCCGCGGGGCTGCTCGCGCAGCGCCTTCCCGCGCTCGCCTTCGTCCCGCACGAGGACCTGAAGGAGCTTTCGCGGGGCGCGCGGCTCGTCGTCCGTACGGGAGAGGCGCGGCCGTACGCGAATGTGCTGCTGCGCTGCGGGGTCTTCTTCTGA
- a CDS encoding DUF937 domain-containing protein yields the protein MSENTGSAEPSLQKDVLDELGDDRLGEIADLLGTDAAGAQDVVGTTVSELSGGLREKATADPAQAEEVRQALAETQEQQPLQGVATFGGLGGLAAGGLMSGILSKMSRPVANAVARKTGLPPATVTRVVELLIPVLLTVFTKRAGGKKTGGGPL from the coding sequence ATGAGCGAAAACACCGGTTCTGCCGAACCCTCCCTGCAGAAGGACGTACTCGACGAGCTCGGCGACGACCGGCTCGGCGAGATCGCCGACCTGCTCGGTACGGACGCGGCGGGTGCGCAGGACGTCGTGGGCACCACCGTCTCCGAGCTCTCCGGAGGGCTCAGGGAGAAGGCCACGGCCGATCCCGCGCAGGCCGAGGAGGTCCGGCAGGCGCTCGCCGAGACACAGGAGCAGCAGCCCTTGCAGGGCGTGGCCACGTTCGGCGGGCTCGGCGGTCTGGCGGCCGGCGGGCTGATGTCCGGGATCCTCTCGAAGATGAGCCGCCCGGTCGCGAACGCGGTGGCCAGGAAGACGGGCCTGCCGCCCGCGACCGTCACGCGGGTCGTCGAACTCCTGATCCCGGTGCTGCTGACGGTCTTCACCAAGCGGGCCGGGGGCAAGAAGACGGGCGGCGGCCCGCTGTAG
- a CDS encoding sugar phosphate isomerase/epimerase family protein — MTVKQLGLEELVAACAELEVPGVGLWREPVQAYGVEAAAKLVRDAGLAVTTLCRGGFLTAIDPQARVRALDDNRAAVDEAAALGTDTLVLVSGGLPEGSKDLHGARERIADALAELGPYAAGRGVRLAIEPLHPMFASDRCVVSTLAQALDLAERFPAEQVGVCVDTYHIWWDDRASAQIARAGAGGRLHAFQLADWTTPLPEGVLNGRGQIGDGAIDMRAWRGLVEDAGYAGPIEVELFNDGLWARDGREVLAETADRFVRHAC; from the coding sequence ATGACCGTCAAACAGCTCGGCCTCGAAGAACTCGTCGCGGCCTGCGCCGAGTTGGAGGTCCCGGGCGTCGGCCTGTGGCGCGAGCCCGTGCAGGCGTACGGGGTCGAGGCCGCGGCGAAGCTCGTACGGGACGCGGGACTCGCCGTCACCACACTGTGCCGGGGCGGCTTCCTCACCGCGATCGACCCGCAGGCGCGCGTGCGGGCCCTCGACGACAACCGGGCGGCCGTCGACGAGGCCGCCGCCCTCGGCACGGACACCCTCGTCCTGGTCTCCGGCGGCCTCCCCGAAGGCAGCAAGGACCTGCACGGCGCGCGGGAGCGGATCGCCGACGCGCTCGCGGAGCTCGGCCCGTACGCCGCCGGGCGTGGGGTCCGGCTGGCCATCGAGCCGCTGCACCCGATGTTCGCCTCGGACCGCTGCGTCGTGTCGACGCTGGCGCAGGCGCTCGACCTGGCCGAGCGCTTCCCCGCCGAGCAGGTCGGCGTGTGCGTGGACACGTACCACATCTGGTGGGACGACCGGGCGTCCGCGCAGATCGCGCGCGCCGGGGCGGGCGGGCGGCTGCACGCCTTCCAACTGGCCGACTGGACCACACCGTTGCCCGAGGGCGTTCTCAACGGACGGGGGCAGATCGGTGACGGCGCGATCGACATGCGCGCGTGGCGCGGCCTCGTCGAGGACGCCGGGTACGCGGGGCCCATCGAGGTGGAGCTCTTCAACGACGGGCTGTGGGCACGCGACGGGCGCGAGGTGCTCGCGGAGACGGCGGACCGCTTCGTGCGGCACGCCTGCTGA
- a CDS encoding dihydrodipicolinate synthase family protein — protein sequence MTIRLPGPGGSLRDYSPRAEPASFATGAPLVSRTVFSAAHVVADPLADAGPGAAAVDWDATLAFRRHLWAHGLGVAEAMDTAQRGMGLDWAGAAELIRRSTAEARSAGGAVACGVGTDQLTGPATLAEVRAAYEEQLALVEGTGAQAILMASRALAAAASGPEDYLDVYGHLLRQASEPVILHWLGPMFDPALDGYWGSPDLDAATETFLDVIAAHPDKVDGIKVSLLDARREVELRRRLPRGVRCYTGDDYNYPELIAGDEQGFSHALLGIFDPLGPLAAEAVRVLDTGDTAKFRELLDPTVELSRHLFEKPTRFYKTGVVLLAWLAGHQSHFTMVGGLQSARPLPHLARAYELADGLDLFPDPALAETRMKSLLSVYGVDQ from the coding sequence GTGACGATCCGACTCCCCGGCCCCGGCGGTTCGCTGCGTGACTACTCCCCGCGCGCCGAGCCGGCCTCCTTCGCCACGGGCGCGCCGCTCGTCTCGCGGACCGTCTTCTCGGCGGCGCACGTCGTCGCCGACCCGCTCGCCGACGCCGGGCCCGGCGCGGCCGCCGTCGACTGGGACGCGACGCTCGCCTTCCGCCGTCATCTGTGGGCGCACGGCCTGGGCGTCGCCGAGGCCATGGACACCGCCCAGCGCGGCATGGGCCTCGACTGGGCGGGCGCGGCCGAGCTGATCCGGCGCTCGACCGCCGAGGCCAGGTCGGCCGGAGGCGCCGTCGCGTGCGGCGTGGGCACCGACCAACTGACCGGGCCCGCCACACTCGCCGAGGTCCGCGCGGCCTACGAGGAACAGCTCGCGCTCGTGGAGGGGACGGGCGCGCAGGCGATCCTCATGGCCTCGCGGGCCCTGGCGGCCGCGGCGTCCGGACCCGAGGACTACCTCGACGTCTACGGGCACCTGCTGCGCCAGGCGTCCGAGCCCGTCATCCTGCACTGGCTCGGCCCGATGTTCGACCCCGCCCTGGACGGCTACTGGGGTTCGCCGGACCTCGACGCCGCCACCGAGACGTTCCTCGACGTGATCGCCGCGCACCCCGACAAGGTCGACGGCATCAAGGTCTCGCTCCTGGACGCCCGGCGCGAGGTCGAGCTGCGCCGCCGCCTCCCGCGGGGCGTGCGCTGCTACACCGGGGACGACTACAACTACCCCGAGCTGATCGCGGGCGACGAGCAGGGCTTCAGTCACGCGCTCCTCGGCATCTTCGACCCGCTGGGCCCGCTCGCGGCCGAGGCGGTGCGCGTCCTCGACACGGGGGACACCGCCAAGTTCCGTGAACTGCTCGACCCGACGGTCGAGTTGTCCCGGCACCTCTTCGAGAAGCCGACCCGCTTCTACAAGACGGGCGTCGTCCTGCTCGCCTGGCTCGCGGGACACCAGTCCCACTTCACGATGGTCGGCGGCCTCCAGTCCGCCCGCCCGCTCCCGCACCTCGCGCGCGCCTACGAACTCGCCGACGGCCTCGACCTGTTCCCGGACCCCGCCCTTGCGGAGACCCGGATGAAGTCCCTGCTCAGCGTGTACGGAGTCGACCAGTGA
- a CDS encoding Gfo/Idh/MocA family protein has translation MTRKTVRIAMNGVTGRMGYRQHLVRSLLALREQGGLDLGDGTVLWPEPVLVGRREHALLALAEQHGLDPANVSTDLDAVLADDTIDIYFDAQVTSAREEALKKAIAAGKHLYTEKPSATSLGGALELARLAKAKGIKHGVVQDKLFLPGLLKLKRLIDGGFFGRILSVRGEFGYWVFEGDWQEAQRPSWNYRSEDGGGIVVDMFPHWEYVLHELFGRVTSVQALASTHIPQRWDEGGKPYDATADDSAYGIFELDGGAVAQINSSWSVRVNRDELVEFQVDGTEGSAVAGLRNCRVQHRASTPKPVWNPDLPATYSFRDQWQEVPDNQEFDNGFKAQWELFLKHVYADAPYRWDLFAGARGVQLAELGLKSSAEGRRLDVPEISL, from the coding sequence GTGACACGCAAGACGGTGCGCATCGCCATGAACGGGGTGACGGGGCGCATGGGCTACCGCCAGCACCTCGTCCGCTCTCTCCTCGCCCTGCGCGAACAGGGCGGCCTCGACCTCGGCGACGGCACGGTGCTGTGGCCGGAGCCGGTCCTCGTCGGCCGCCGTGAGCACGCGCTGCTCGCGCTCGCCGAGCAGCACGGCCTCGACCCGGCGAACGTCTCCACCGACCTCGACGCCGTCCTCGCCGACGACACGATCGACATCTACTTCGACGCACAGGTCACCTCCGCCCGCGAGGAGGCGCTCAAGAAGGCCATCGCCGCCGGAAAGCACCTCTACACGGAGAAGCCCTCGGCGACGAGCCTCGGCGGCGCGCTCGAACTGGCCCGCCTGGCGAAGGCGAAGGGCATCAAGCACGGCGTCGTCCAGGACAAGCTGTTCCTGCCGGGCCTGCTCAAGCTCAAGCGCCTCATCGACGGCGGCTTCTTCGGGCGGATCCTGTCCGTGCGCGGCGAGTTCGGCTACTGGGTTTTCGAGGGCGACTGGCAGGAGGCGCAGCGGCCGAGCTGGAACTACCGGTCGGAGGACGGCGGCGGCATCGTCGTCGACATGTTCCCGCACTGGGAGTACGTGCTCCACGAGCTGTTCGGCCGGGTGACCAGCGTGCAGGCGCTGGCCTCGACGCACATACCGCAGCGCTGGGACGAGGGCGGCAAGCCGTACGACGCGACGGCCGACGACTCGGCGTACGGCATCTTCGAGCTCGACGGCGGCGCCGTCGCGCAGATCAACTCCTCCTGGTCGGTGCGGGTCAACCGGGACGAGCTCGTCGAGTTCCAGGTGGACGGCACCGAGGGTTCCGCCGTCGCCGGGCTGCGCAACTGCCGTGTCCAGCACCGCGCTTCGACCCCGAAGCCTGTATGGAACCCGGACCTGCCGGCCACGTACTCCTTCCGCGACCAGTGGCAGGAGGTCCCCGACAACCAGGAGTTCGACAACGGCTTCAAGGCGCAGTGGGAGCTGTTCCTCAAGCACGTGTACGCCGACGCTCCCTACCGCTGGGACCTGTTCGCGGGTGCCCGCGGGGTGCAGCTCGCCGAGCTCGGCCTGAAGTCGTCGGCCGAGGGCCGCCGCCTGGACGTCCCGGAGATCTCGCTGTGA
- a CDS encoding LacI family DNA-binding transcriptional regulator, with protein sequence MTVTLADVAARAQVSPATVSRVLNGNYPVAAATRERVLRAVDDLDYVLNGPASALAAATSDLVGILVNDIADPFFGIMAGAVQSEIVGPGGRAGGERLAVVCNTGGSPERELTYLTLLQRQRAAAVVLTGGAVEDPEHAKAISGKLRRLADAGTRVVLCGRPPVADADAVALAFDNRGGGKALTDHLLDLGHRRIGYIAGPEERTTTRHRLEGHRAALAERGVPDDTDWTVHGPYDRRSGYEATVELLRRAPSLTAVVAANDTVALGACAALREAGLSIPGDVSVAGFDDLPFSVDAVPALTTVRLPLAEAGARAGRIAMGREAAPAGGMAVVQGELMVRGSTGVPSKG encoded by the coding sequence ATGACCGTGACCCTGGCGGACGTGGCGGCCCGCGCCCAGGTCTCCCCCGCCACCGTGTCCCGCGTACTGAACGGCAACTACCCCGTGGCCGCGGCCACGCGCGAGCGGGTGCTGCGCGCGGTGGACGACCTCGACTACGTGCTGAACGGGCCGGCCAGCGCCCTGGCCGCCGCCACCTCCGACCTGGTCGGCATCCTCGTGAACGACATCGCCGACCCGTTCTTCGGGATCATGGCCGGGGCCGTGCAGTCCGAGATCGTGGGGCCCGGCGGACGCGCGGGCGGCGAGCGGCTCGCGGTCGTGTGCAACACCGGCGGGTCGCCCGAGCGCGAACTCACCTATCTGACGCTCCTGCAGCGCCAGCGGGCGGCGGCCGTCGTCCTCACGGGCGGCGCCGTCGAGGACCCCGAGCACGCCAAGGCGATCTCCGGGAAGCTGCGGCGCCTCGCGGACGCCGGGACCCGGGTCGTCCTGTGCGGGCGGCCGCCCGTGGCGGACGCGGACGCGGTGGCGCTCGCTTTCGACAACCGCGGCGGCGGCAAGGCCCTCACGGACCACCTGCTCGACCTCGGCCACCGCAGGATCGGCTACATCGCCGGCCCCGAGGAGCGGACGACGACCCGCCACCGCCTCGAAGGGCACCGTGCGGCGCTGGCGGAGCGGGGCGTGCCCGACGACACCGACTGGACCGTGCACGGCCCGTACGACCGCCGGTCCGGTTACGAGGCGACGGTCGAACTCCTGCGCCGCGCACCGTCGTTGACAGCCGTGGTCGCCGCGAACGACACAGTGGCGCTCGGCGCGTGCGCCGCGCTGCGGGAGGCGGGCCTGAGCATTCCGGGGGACGTCTCGGTGGCCGGCTTCGACGACCTGCCGTTCAGCGTGGACGCGGTACCGGCTCTCACGACGGTCCGACTGCCGCTGGCGGAGGCGGGGGCCCGCGCGGGCCGCATCGCCATGGGCCGCGAGGCGGCTCCCGCCGGAGGGATGGCCGTGGTGCAGGGGGAGTTGATGGTGCGGGGGTCTACCGGGGTGCCGTCGAAGGGGTAG